One genomic region from Terriglobus aquaticus encodes:
- a CDS encoding septal ring lytic transglycosylase RlpA family protein has product MTGRCAQGQQHHKLVAPCADAAANLRTPDATHSWHVRADRLRTAAGVLLAMFVLLLSGCHKKVQRSRNTYPAPPPVRRSPSAGEGSARRTPTPAPPSRTVPRTDDNAVPTGRVETGLASWYAPSGHRSANGDVYDGNSLTAAHRTLPLGTLLRVTNLATGQTVDVRVTDRGPFVRGRVLDLSTAAAKASGVYRMGVARVSIEILQMRPDVSPTGRWCVQVGAFVDQGNADRLRADLSRQYSTSAKVIEFAGATGMWVRINPVSSDRAHATAIAQSIRVAEPDAQAYLVRLD; this is encoded by the coding sequence GTGACCGGCCGGTGTGCGCAGGGCCAGCAACACCACAAGCTGGTGGCGCCCTGCGCTGACGCTGCGGCGAACCTGCGAACGCCTGACGCAACACACTCGTGGCACGTCCGCGCCGACCGCCTCCGCACGGCGGCGGGCGTGTTGCTGGCCATGTTCGTACTGCTGCTGAGTGGATGCCACAAAAAGGTGCAGCGCAGCCGCAACACCTACCCTGCTCCGCCACCGGTGCGCCGTTCGCCTTCGGCAGGTGAAGGTTCCGCGCGCCGCACGCCCACGCCCGCGCCGCCCAGCCGCACCGTTCCGCGCACCGACGATAACGCGGTTCCGACCGGCAGGGTTGAGACGGGCCTGGCCAGTTGGTATGCACCCAGCGGACATCGCAGTGCGAATGGTGACGTGTACGACGGCAACAGCCTGACCGCGGCGCATCGCACGCTGCCTTTGGGAACGCTGCTGCGTGTGACGAATCTTGCCACCGGACAAACGGTGGACGTGCGCGTGACCGATCGCGGTCCGTTTGTGCGCGGGCGTGTGCTGGATCTTTCCACCGCCGCGGCCAAGGCATCGGGCGTGTACCGCATGGGCGTCGCGCGCGTGAGCATCGAGATCCTGCAGATGCGGCCCGATGTTTCGCCCACGGGACGGTGGTGCGTGCAGGTCGGTGCGTTTGTGGACCAGGGGAACGCCGACAGATTGCGCGCCGACCTGTCGCGGCAATACAGCACTTCGGCCAAGGTGATCGAGTTTGCGGGGGCTACGGGGATGTGGGTCCGCATCAATCCCGTCAGTAGCGACCGTGCTCACGCGACAGCCATCGCGCAGAGCATTCGAGTGGCCGAGCCGGATGCGCAGGCGTACCTCGTGCGGCTGGATTAG